The Anaerolineae bacterium genome contains a region encoding:
- a CDS encoding N-acetylmuramoyl-L-alanine amidase, protein MTSSPPRPSTAPDPPPRPQANPSPAAAGQEQESVLSLFLRGVFWSLLAGLLLITFSPYQAAQLRVRLPWEASPYGTSGGLVYLPTPTGTNAAHVGIVAGHWGLDSGATCPNGVTEQQVNYEIARRVQQKLEKAGVKVDLLQEKDPRLQNYRADVLLSIHADVCVWPPEYGEKVSGFKLAFASAVPQKVAIQAAQFKRCLEYRYSAITGLTFHPSTITRDMTEYHAFDEIDPNTPAVIIETGFLAHEKDYNLLVNHPDQVAQGIAASILCYLRNEPLVLPTGTAPAASSTGEP, encoded by the coding sequence ATGACCTCTTCACCTCCGCGCCCTTCAACAGCGCCCGACCCGCCGCCGCGGCCCCAGGCGAACCCCTCCCCTGCCGCCGCGGGCCAGGAGCAGGAAAGTGTGCTCAGCCTGTTCCTGCGCGGGGTGTTCTGGTCGTTGCTGGCCGGTCTGCTCCTGATCACCTTTTCGCCCTACCAGGCGGCCCAACTGCGCGTCCGCCTACCTTGGGAGGCTTCGCCTTATGGAACCTCGGGAGGGCTGGTGTACCTTCCCACCCCTACCGGCACCAACGCCGCCCATGTGGGCATCGTGGCCGGCCATTGGGGGCTGGACAGCGGAGCCACCTGCCCCAATGGCGTCACCGAGCAACAGGTGAACTACGAAATCGCCCGCCGGGTTCAGCAGAAGCTGGAAAAAGCCGGGGTGAAGGTGGACCTGCTCCAGGAGAAGGACCCCCGCCTGCAAAATTACCGGGCGGATGTGCTTCTGTCCATCCATGCCGATGTCTGCGTGTGGCCGCCGGAATACGGCGAGAAGGTGAGCGGCTTCAAGCTGGCCTTTGCTTCGGCCGTGCCGCAAAAGGTCGCCATCCAGGCCGCCCAATTCAAGCGCTGCCTGGAATACCGCTACAGCGCCATCACCGGGCTGACCTTTCACCCCTCCACCATCACCAGGGACATGACCGAATACCACGCCTTCGACGAAATCGACCCCAATACCCCGGCGGTGATCATCGAGACTGGCTTTCTGGCGCACGAAAAGGACTACAACCTGCTGGTCAACCATCCTGACCAGGTGGCCCAAGGCATCGCCGCGAGCATCCTTTGCTATTTGCGCAACGAACCGCTGGTGCTGCCCACCGGCACCGCACCGGCCGCGTCGAGCACGGGGGAACCGTGA
- the gatB gene encoding Asp-tRNA(Asn)/Glu-tRNA(Gln) amidotransferase subunit GatB: MSIQEYQPVIGLEVHAELQTRSKMFCACPVVDATTAEPNTAVCPVCAGMPGTLPVVNEKAVEYALRVALALECTINQTSIFARKNYFYPDLPKGYQISQYELPLARNGRLVMITSQGERTIRVRRVHLEEDTGKLTHLQTPDGRTYSLVDLNRAGVPLLEIVSEPDMHSVEEAVAYATTLRQILRYLGVNSGDMEKGVIRFEANVSVRPKGNQRLGTRTEIKNLNSFRALERAVAQEIERQIALLERGETVQQQTLGWNEAEQRLFAQRSKEEAHDYRYFPEPDLPPLVVEEAWLETVRASLPELPRAKRQRFMAQYGLPAYDAQVLTQERSVADFFEQTVAAAGEAVPPKMVANWITGEMFALWNASGRSAEDSPVAPEALAELLGFVGRGQINQNTAKQVLAEMAQSGRSAQAIIEARGLRQVSDEAQIARWVDEVLAEFPKEVETYLNGKEGVANFLFGQVMRKARGKANPQVVRQVLLARLAQRKRLDEAPKLG; this comes from the coding sequence ATGAGCATCCAAGAATACCAACCGGTCATCGGCCTGGAAGTCCACGCCGAACTACAAACCCGCTCCAAAATGTTCTGCGCCTGCCCGGTGGTGGACGCCACCACAGCGGAGCCCAACACCGCCGTATGCCCGGTGTGCGCCGGGATGCCCGGCACGCTGCCGGTGGTCAACGAAAAAGCCGTGGAATACGCCCTGCGGGTAGCGCTGGCCCTGGAATGCACCATCAACCAGACCAGCATCTTCGCCCGGAAGAACTACTTTTACCCCGACCTGCCCAAAGGCTACCAGATTTCGCAGTACGAACTTCCCCTGGCGCGCAATGGACGCCTGGTGATGATCACCTCTCAAGGAGAACGCACCATCCGCGTGCGCCGCGTCCATCTGGAAGAAGACACCGGGAAACTCACCCACCTCCAGACGCCCGATGGCCGCACTTACTCTTTGGTTGACCTCAACCGCGCCGGGGTGCCGTTGCTGGAAATCGTCTCCGAGCCGGACATGCACTCCGTAGAAGAGGCGGTGGCCTACGCCACCACCCTGCGCCAGATCCTGCGCTACTTAGGCGTGAACTCGGGCGACATGGAGAAGGGTGTCATCCGCTTCGAGGCCAATGTCTCGGTGCGCCCCAAAGGTAACCAGCGGCTGGGCACCCGCACCGAAATCAAGAACCTGAACAGTTTCCGCGCCCTGGAGCGCGCTGTGGCCCAGGAAATCGAGCGCCAGATCGCCCTGCTGGAACGGGGCGAAACGGTGCAGCAGCAGACCCTGGGCTGGAACGAAGCCGAGCAGCGCCTCTTCGCCCAGCGCAGCAAGGAGGAAGCGCACGACTATCGCTACTTCCCGGAGCCGGACCTGCCGCCGTTGGTCGTGGAGGAGGCGTGGCTGGAGACCGTGCGGGCCTCCCTACCCGAACTGCCACGGGCCAAACGCCAGCGCTTCATGGCGCAATACGGCCTCCCGGCCTACGACGCCCAGGTGCTCACACAAGAGCGCAGCGTGGCCGACTTCTTCGAGCAGACGGTCGCCGCAGCGGGGGAGGCTGTGCCGCCTAAGATGGTGGCCAACTGGATCACCGGCGAGATGTTCGCCCTGTGGAACGCCAGTGGGCGCTCGGCCGAGGATTCGCCGGTCGCCCCGGAGGCCCTGGCCGAACTACTGGGCTTTGTGGGCCGCGGCCAGATCAACCAAAACACGGCCAAGCAGGTGCTGGCCGAGATGGCGCAGAGCGGTCGGTCGGCCCAGGCCATCATCGAGGCCCGCGGGCTGCGGCAGGTGTCCGACGAAGCGCAAATCGCCCGCTGGGTGGACGAAGTGCTGGCTGAGTTCCCCAAAGAAGTGGAAACCTACCTCAACGGCAAGGAGGGGGTGGCCAACTTCCTCTTTGGTCAGGTGATGCGCAAAGCGCGGGGCAAAGCTAACCCCCAGGTGGTGCGGCAAGTGTTGCTGGCCCGGCTGGCGCAACGCAAGAGACTTGACGAGGCCCCGAAATTAGGGTAA
- a CDS encoding Glu/Leu/Phe/Val dehydrogenase, protein MRKRTVNTFEMAQQQFDYVAELLGLDETVRQMLRWPLREYRFQVPVRMDDGSVRVFFGYRVQHNDARGPAKGGIRFHPAETIDTIRALAMWMTWKTAVANIPLGGGKGGVAVDPASLSKTELERLCRGWIDHIWRNIGPRIDVPAPDVGTTPQMMGWMMDEYSKLVGEYTPGVITGKPVNGGGSLGRTEATGYGVIYQIREAMKLLKIDPSQSVAAIQGFGNVAQHTAIGFTEILGGKVACVSYWDRTDRTAYTVSHPDGIDPHFLISITDTYGTIDKDKAREAGYLIEEGMAWLKKDVDVLIPAALEGQITGETVHWISDRVKILAEGANGPTTPEADEVLRKDRKDIFVIPDFLCNAGGVTVSYFESVQNDMNYYWPREEVLERLDAKMTEAFHGVYRLSAEERVYMRDAAYMVAIDRVVKAMEVRGWI, encoded by the coding sequence ATGAGGAAACGCACTGTCAACACCTTTGAAATGGCGCAGCAACAGTTCGACTATGTGGCGGAGTTGTTGGGCCTGGACGAAACGGTTCGCCAGATGCTGCGCTGGCCTTTACGGGAGTATCGCTTTCAGGTTCCCGTGCGGATGGACGATGGGTCCGTCCGGGTATTTTTCGGCTATCGGGTGCAACACAACGACGCCCGCGGCCCGGCCAAGGGCGGCATTCGCTTCCACCCCGCCGAGACCATCGACACCATCCGCGCGCTGGCGATGTGGATGACCTGGAAGACCGCCGTGGCCAACATCCCGCTGGGCGGCGGCAAAGGCGGCGTGGCGGTGGACCCCGCCTCGCTCTCAAAGACCGAACTGGAACGGCTCTGCCGGGGTTGGATCGACCACATCTGGCGGAATATCGGCCCCCGCATTGATGTCCCCGCGCCCGATGTGGGCACCACCCCCCAGATGATGGGTTGGATGATGGACGAGTACTCCAAACTGGTGGGAGAGTACACCCCCGGAGTGATCACTGGCAAACCCGTGAATGGCGGTGGCTCGTTAGGGCGCACCGAAGCCACCGGGTACGGGGTGATCTACCAAATCCGGGAAGCCATGAAACTTCTCAAGATAGACCCCTCTCAGAGCGTGGCGGCCATCCAGGGGTTCGGCAATGTAGCCCAACATACGGCCATCGGTTTCACCGAGATCCTGGGCGGCAAAGTGGCCTGCGTCTCCTATTGGGACCGGACGGATCGCACCGCCTACACCGTAAGCCATCCCGACGGCATCGACCCCCACTTCCTCATCTCCATCACCGACACTTACGGCACCATCGACAAGGACAAGGCCCGCGAAGCCGGTTACCTCATCGAAGAGGGCATGGCCTGGCTGAAGAAAGATGTGGATGTGCTCATCCCGGCCGCCCTGGAAGGGCAGATCACCGGCGAGACGGTGCACTGGATCAGCGATCGGGTCAAGATTTTGGCCGAAGGCGCCAACGGCCCCACCACCCCCGAAGCCGACGAGGTGCTGCGGAAAGACCGCAAGGACATCTTCGTCATCCCGGATTTCCTGTGCAACGCCGGTGGAGTCACGGTGTCCTACTTCGAGAGCGTCCAGAACGACATGAACTACTACTGGCCCCGCGAGGAAGTGCTGGAACGGCTGGACGCCAAGATGACCGAAGCCTTCCACGGAGTGTATCGCCTCTCCGCCGAAGAAAGGGTCTACATGCGCGACGCGGCCTACATGGTGGCCATCGACAGGGTGGTCAAGGCCATGGAGGTGCGCGGCTGGATTTAG
- a CDS encoding Glu/Leu/Phe/Val dehydrogenase, which yields MSYRNPFEIAQQQLDQAAEKLGLDEATHQLLRWPKREIHVTFPVRMDDGSVKVFHGFRVQYNDARGPTKGGIRFHPDETIDTVRALAAWMTWKTAVVDIPLGGAKGGVICDPRQMSQGELERLSRAYIRAIGTAMLGLEKDVPAPDVYTNPQIMAWMMDEFSVMQGYNEFGMITGKPLPLGGSVGRIDATARGGMYTLREAAKALGINLNSATTAIQGYGNAGTFAHKLGVEMFNLKVVAVSDSKGGIYNPQGLEYAAVLEHKKKTGSVINFPGAENITNEELLELDVAVLIPAALEEVITEANAARVKGKIIVELANGPTTPEADLILHDKGQYVIPDFLCNAGGVTVSYFEMVQNAYDFYWDEETVYQRLDAKITKAFHAVHTMAQEAKVHNRLAAYMVAVERVAETMKLRGWV from the coding sequence ATGAGTTACCGCAATCCCTTCGAAATCGCGCAGCAGCAGTTGGACCAAGCCGCGGAGAAGTTGGGCCTCGATGAGGCCACCCATCAACTGCTCCGTTGGCCCAAGCGAGAGATTCATGTTACCTTCCCCGTGCGCATGGACGATGGCAGCGTGAAGGTCTTCCACGGCTTTCGCGTCCAGTACAACGACGCCCGTGGGCCGACGAAGGGCGGCATTCGCTTCCACCCCGATGAGACCATCGACACGGTGCGCGCCCTGGCCGCCTGGATGACCTGGAAGACCGCCGTGGTGGACATCCCCCTGGGCGGGGCCAAAGGCGGCGTGATCTGCGACCCCCGTCAAATGTCCCAGGGCGAACTGGAGCGGCTCTCCCGCGCATACATCCGTGCCATCGGCACGGCCATGCTGGGGCTGGAAAAGGACGTCCCCGCGCCCGATGTGTACACCAACCCGCAAATCATGGCCTGGATGATGGACGAGTTCTCGGTGATGCAGGGCTACAACGAGTTCGGCATGATCACCGGGAAGCCGCTACCCCTGGGCGGGTCCGTTGGCCGCATAGACGCCACCGCCCGCGGCGGGATGTACACCCTGCGCGAGGCAGCCAAGGCGCTTGGGATCAACCTGAACAGCGCCACCACGGCCATCCAGGGCTACGGCAACGCCGGCACCTTTGCCCACAAACTGGGCGTGGAGATGTTCAACCTCAAAGTGGTGGCCGTGTCGGACTCCAAAGGCGGTATCTACAACCCTCAGGGGTTGGAATACGCCGCGGTGCTCGAGCACAAGAAAAAGACCGGCTCGGTGATCAACTTCCCCGGTGCCGAAAACATCACCAACGAAGAACTGCTGGAGTTGGATGTGGCTGTGCTCATCCCGGCGGCTCTGGAAGAAGTGATCACCGAGGCCAATGCTGCTCGGGTCAAGGGGAAGATCATCGTTGAACTGGCCAACGGCCCCACCACCCCCGAGGCCGACCTCATCCTGCACGACAAGGGGCAGTATGTCATCCCCGACTTCCTGTGCAACGCCGGCGGGGTGACCGTCTCCTACTTCGAGATGGTGCAAAACGCCTACGACTTCTACTGGGACGAGGAGACGGTGTACCAGCGGCTGGATGCCAAGATCACGAAAGCCTTTCATGCCGTGCACACCATGGCCCAAGAGGCCAAGGTGCACAACCGGCTGGCCGCCTACATGGTAGCCGTGGAGCGCGTGGCCGAGACCATGAAGTTGCGCGGTTGGGTCTGA